In Hymenobacter gelipurpurascens, one DNA window encodes the following:
- a CDS encoding DNA gyrase/topoisomerase IV subunit A, with amino-acid sequence MSEETNPQDLNPEEQPNLFGAGDSFEFGSEPAQDPADAASPTEEPAQFVVSETGELLLSESGADVVAVTEPTPVTEETEEEPKFAPGETIHDVATVNGMYQNWFLDYASYVILERAVPAIEDGLKPVQRRILHAMKEMDDGRFNKVANVIGQTMQYHPHGDASIGDAMVNLGQKDLLIETQGNWGDIRTGDGAAAPRYIEARLSKFALDVVFNPDITEWQMSYDGRKREPTTLPVKFPLLLAQGVEGIAVGLSTKIMPHNFRELCKASIDVLRGRDIQLFPDFPTGGLCDVSNYNGGLRGAKIRLRATIEKADKTMLVIRDIPYGTTTTALMESIVKASEANKIKIKKVVDNTAAAVEIQVHLPTGVSPDLTMDALYAFTDCEISISPNTCVIIEDKPRFVGVEDMLRLSTQKTVRLLERELEIRQEELQEKWLSASLEKIFIENRIYRKIEECETWEEILETIDSGLRKFVRIEGEKQKANDTRIVLRRTITEDDLTRLTEIRIKRISKFDGFKAEEFIQRLEGELTEVADHLANLTRYAINYFEGLLKRYGQNRERKTQLRTFDVVTAQKVAVANQKLYVNYADGFVGYGLKKDEKAVEVTSCSDLDDIIAIRRDGTFTVSKIAEKTFVGKDILHVGVYNKNDDRLVYNMVYLDGASGISFAKRFLVTGITRDKVYDLTKGTKGTKTLYLTANPNSESEIVNIQLSDKAAARVKQFDFDFAELSIKGKGSMGNIVTKQPIKKITQKSLGDSTLGGRETFFDEVTGRLNTTGHGRYLGAFDTDDTVLVVYKDGSYELKAADPAHHFDLPNIVLLRKLEADTVLSAVYAEGDTKMHYIKRFKIETSKLENRFVFISESKGSKLLVVTANPEPQVEVQLQRDKKADKETEKIQLHEFIDVKGWKAMGNKLNYFKIHSVVLLTDEGPEPQRREGKKKSGPATIPRAGSAAAPDETPMPEHTGDVEISAADVAQAQAVLKTPKSQLKLF; translated from the coding sequence ATGTCAGAAGAAACGAACCCCCAAGACCTCAACCCTGAAGAGCAGCCGAACCTATTCGGGGCCGGTGATTCCTTTGAGTTTGGGTCGGAGCCGGCGCAGGATCCGGCGGATGCGGCCAGCCCCACGGAGGAGCCCGCGCAATTTGTGGTCAGCGAAACCGGCGAGTTGCTGTTGTCAGAGTCGGGTGCCGACGTGGTAGCCGTAACGGAGCCCACGCCCGTAACCGAAGAAACGGAAGAGGAGCCTAAATTTGCGCCCGGCGAAACCATTCATGACGTAGCCACCGTGAACGGCATGTACCAGAACTGGTTTCTGGATTACGCCAGCTACGTGATTCTGGAGCGTGCCGTGCCCGCCATTGAGGACGGCCTCAAGCCGGTGCAGCGCCGCATTCTGCATGCTATGAAGGAAATGGACGATGGCCGCTTCAACAAAGTAGCCAACGTCATCGGGCAGACCATGCAGTACCACCCCCACGGCGACGCCTCCATCGGCGACGCTATGGTGAACCTGGGCCAGAAGGATCTGCTGATCGAAACCCAGGGCAACTGGGGTGACATCCGGACCGGCGACGGCGCGGCTGCCCCGCGTTATATTGAAGCCCGCCTGAGCAAGTTTGCTTTGGATGTGGTCTTCAACCCCGACATCACGGAGTGGCAGATGAGCTACGACGGCCGCAAGCGCGAGCCCACCACGCTGCCCGTCAAATTCCCGCTGCTGCTGGCCCAAGGCGTAGAAGGCATTGCCGTAGGCCTGTCTACGAAGATTATGCCCCACAACTTCCGCGAGTTGTGCAAGGCTAGTATTGATGTGCTGCGGGGCCGCGACATTCAACTGTTCCCCGACTTCCCGACGGGTGGCCTCTGCGACGTCTCGAACTATAACGGTGGCCTACGCGGCGCAAAAATACGCCTGCGCGCTACCATCGAGAAGGCGGATAAGACCATGCTCGTCATCCGGGACATTCCGTACGGCACCACCACCACGGCGCTGATGGAAAGCATCGTGAAGGCCTCGGAGGCGAATAAAATCAAGATCAAGAAGGTGGTCGATAACACGGCGGCGGCCGTCGAGATTCAGGTGCATCTGCCTACCGGCGTGAGCCCCGACCTCACGATGGACGCGCTGTACGCCTTCACCGACTGCGAAATCAGCATTTCGCCCAACACCTGCGTGATTATCGAGGATAAGCCGCGCTTTGTGGGAGTAGAGGATATGCTGCGCCTGAGCACCCAGAAAACTGTGCGCCTGCTGGAGCGCGAGCTGGAAATTCGTCAGGAGGAACTGCAGGAGAAGTGGCTTTCGGCTTCGCTGGAGAAGATTTTCATCGAGAACCGCATCTACCGCAAAATTGAGGAGTGCGAAACCTGGGAAGAGATTCTCGAAACGATTGACAGTGGCCTACGCAAGTTCGTGCGCATTGAAGGCGAGAAGCAAAAGGCCAACGACACGCGCATTGTGCTGCGCCGCACCATCACGGAGGACGATTTGACGCGCCTGACGGAAATCCGCATCAAGCGCATTTCGAAGTTCGATGGGTTCAAGGCCGAAGAGTTTATCCAGCGTCTGGAAGGTGAGCTGACGGAAGTAGCCGACCATTTGGCCAACCTCACGCGCTACGCCATCAACTACTTTGAAGGTCTGCTGAAGAGGTACGGCCAGAACAGAGAGCGTAAAACCCAACTGCGCACCTTTGATGTGGTAACGGCCCAAAAAGTGGCCGTGGCTAACCAGAAGCTCTACGTAAACTACGCCGATGGTTTCGTGGGCTATGGCCTCAAGAAAGACGAGAAGGCCGTGGAAGTCACCAGCTGCTCCGACCTGGACGACATCATAGCTATTCGTCGGGATGGTACGTTTACAGTGTCTAAAATCGCGGAAAAGACCTTCGTGGGCAAGGACATTCTACACGTAGGCGTCTATAATAAGAACGACGACCGGCTGGTGTACAATATGGTGTACTTGGATGGCGCCTCCGGTATCAGCTTTGCCAAGCGCTTCCTGGTCACGGGCATTACCCGCGACAAGGTGTATGACCTGACCAAAGGCACTAAAGGCACCAAAACGCTCTACCTGACGGCTAACCCCAATTCGGAATCGGAAATTGTAAACATCCAGCTCTCCGATAAGGCGGCCGCCCGGGTGAAGCAGTTTGACTTCGACTTTGCCGAGCTGTCCATTAAAGGCAAGGGGTCGATGGGCAACATCGTGACCAAGCAACCCATCAAGAAAATCACGCAAAAAAGCCTCGGCGACTCCACGCTGGGTGGGCGCGAAACGTTCTTCGATGAGGTTACCGGCCGCCTCAATACTACGGGCCACGGTCGTTACCTCGGCGCCTTCGATACTGACGACACGGTGCTGGTGGTGTACAAGGATGGCAGCTACGAGCTAAAAGCAGCAGATCCGGCGCACCACTTTGATCTGCCCAACATAGTGCTGTTGCGCAAGCTGGAGGCCGACACGGTACTTAGCGCCGTGTACGCGGAAGGTGACACGAAGATGCATTACATTAAGCGGTTTAAGATTGAAACCAGCAAGCTGGAAAACCGCTTTGTATTCATCTCAGAATCGAAAGGCTCGAAGTTGCTGGTGGTTACCGCGAACCCTGAGCCGCAGGTAGAAGTGCAGCTCCAGCGCGACAAAAAGGCTGATAAGGAAACCGAGAAAATCCAGCTCCACGAGTTTATTGACGTGAAAGGGTGGAAGGCGATGGGCAACAAGCTCAACTACTTCAAAATCCATTCTGTGGTGTTGCTCACGGATGAAGGCCCCGAGCCGCAGCGCCGCGAAGGCAAGAAAAAATCCGGCCCAGCCACCATTCCGCGCGCCGGGAGTGCAGCTGCTCCTGATGAAACGCCCATGCCTGAGCACACCGGCGACGTGGAGATATCAGCCGCCGACGTAGCCCAGGCTCAGGCAGTACTGAAAACTCCCAAGTCGCAGCTGAAGCTGTTTTAA
- a CDS encoding ferritin-like domain-containing protein, with protein sequence MAIITGETARAYNDLVEINKTAAKGYQEAAEGVSSPELKSKLSQLSQQRAQFASELTQHANQYGITPQDETTVEGVVADAAAAVHRGWINIKSAITGQDDSAILGECETGDATALSSYETALKSRELPTEARTVIEKQHGEILSAKNWVTQQKGSR encoded by the coding sequence ATGGCTATTATCACTGGCGAAACCGCTCGCGCTTACAACGACCTCGTAGAAATCAATAAAACGGCTGCTAAAGGCTATCAGGAAGCTGCCGAAGGTGTATCGAGCCCCGAGCTGAAATCTAAACTGAGCCAGCTAAGCCAGCAGCGCGCGCAGTTTGCTTCTGAGCTCACGCAGCATGCCAATCAGTATGGCATCACCCCCCAAGATGAAACCACGGTAGAAGGCGTAGTGGCCGATGCTGCCGCCGCCGTACACCGGGGCTGGATCAACATTAAGTCGGCTATTACCGGCCAAGACGACTCAGCCATTCTGGGCGAGTGCGAAACGGGCGATGCTACGGCCTTGAGCTCCTACGAAACTGCTCTAAAATCACGGGAGCTGCCCACTGAGGCCCGCACCGTAATCGAGAAACAGCACGGCGAAATTCTGTCGGCTAAAAACTGGGTAACGCAACAGAAAGGCAGCCGCTAG
- a CDS encoding DNA topoisomerase IV subunit B has translation MAEEQVPTATPDHGYNEDSIRSLDWREHIRLRPGMYIGKLGDGSSYDDGIYVLVKEVIDNSIDEHVMGHGRTIDVKISDQRVQVRDYGRGIPLGKVVEVVSKINTGGKYDSKVFQKSVGLNGVGTKAVNALSNYFLVQSVREGLMKSAEFSQGVLTSDPKPQKTSQRNGTLFTFQPDDSIFRNYRFIPEYLENQIWNYVYLNAGLTINFNGQKYYSENGLLDLLARKADPESLRYPIIHLKGEDIELALTHGNDYGEEYYSFVNGQYTTQGGTHLAAFREAVVKTVQEFFAKTNKTKKYEASDIRASIIAAISVRVQEPVFESQTKTKLGSINMGPDGPTVRGFVLDFIKEQLDNYLHKNPHVAEALKKRIDQSERERTDMAGVKKLANQRAKKANLHNRKLRDCRFHLGEGKQEAEALTTLFITEGDSASGSITKSRNVETEAVFSLRGKPLNCFGLKKKIVYENEELNLLQHALNIEEGIEGLRYNRVVIATDADVDGMHIRLLLLTFFLQFFPDLVRNGHVFILETPLFRVRNKKTTIYCYNEQEKQHAMRQLGRNPEVTRFKGLGEISPDEFGKFIGDNIKLEPVILQSDRSIQQVLTYYMGKNTPARQEFIIENLRLEKDLVTSDVLPVAEVPEEDLA, from the coding sequence ATGGCTGAAGAACAAGTACCCACCGCAACCCCCGACCACGGCTATAACGAAGACAGTATCCGTTCACTGGACTGGCGGGAGCACATCCGGCTGCGGCCGGGCATGTACATTGGCAAGCTCGGCGACGGCTCCAGCTATGATGATGGCATTTATGTGCTGGTAAAGGAAGTCATTGACAACTCCATTGACGAGCACGTGATGGGCCACGGCCGTACTATCGACGTGAAAATCTCTGACCAGCGCGTGCAAGTACGCGACTACGGACGGGGAATTCCGCTGGGCAAAGTAGTGGAAGTGGTCAGTAAGATTAATACGGGCGGCAAGTATGACTCCAAAGTATTTCAGAAATCTGTTGGCTTAAACGGCGTCGGCACGAAGGCGGTTAACGCACTCAGCAATTACTTTCTGGTGCAGAGCGTCCGGGAGGGCCTGATGAAGTCAGCGGAGTTCTCGCAGGGCGTGCTAACGAGCGACCCTAAGCCCCAGAAAACCAGTCAGCGCAACGGTACGCTCTTCACGTTCCAGCCCGACGACTCCATTTTCCGCAACTACCGCTTCATCCCGGAGTACCTGGAAAACCAGATCTGGAACTACGTGTACCTGAACGCGGGGCTCACCATCAACTTCAACGGCCAGAAGTACTACTCCGAGAATGGCCTGCTGGATTTGTTGGCCCGCAAGGCCGACCCTGAGAGCCTGCGCTATCCCATCATTCACCTCAAAGGCGAGGATATTGAGCTGGCTTTAACGCACGGCAACGACTACGGCGAGGAATATTATTCCTTCGTGAACGGGCAGTACACCACGCAGGGTGGTACCCATCTGGCCGCCTTTCGGGAGGCCGTGGTGAAGACGGTGCAGGAGTTTTTTGCCAAAACCAACAAAACCAAGAAGTACGAAGCTTCTGATATCCGGGCCTCCATTATCGCCGCCATCTCGGTACGGGTGCAGGAGCCGGTGTTCGAAAGCCAGACCAAGACCAAGCTGGGCAGCATTAATATGGGTCCTGATGGCCCTACCGTGCGGGGCTTCGTGCTGGACTTTATAAAGGAGCAGCTCGACAACTACCTGCACAAAAACCCGCATGTCGCGGAGGCACTTAAAAAGCGCATCGACCAGAGCGAGCGGGAACGCACGGATATGGCCGGCGTGAAGAAGCTGGCCAACCAGCGCGCCAAAAAAGCCAACCTGCACAACCGCAAGCTCCGCGACTGCCGCTTCCACCTCGGGGAAGGCAAGCAGGAAGCCGAAGCTCTAACCACGCTGTTCATTACGGAAGGTGACTCGGCTTCGGGTTCCATCACGAAAAGCCGCAACGTGGAGACGGAAGCCGTCTTCTCGCTTCGGGGTAAGCCGCTGAACTGCTTCGGGCTGAAGAAGAAGATTGTATATGAGAACGAGGAGCTGAACCTGCTTCAGCACGCCCTCAACATTGAGGAAGGCATTGAAGGCTTGCGCTACAACCGCGTGGTTATTGCCACCGATGCCGACGTGGATGGGATGCACATCCGGCTGCTGTTGCTCACTTTTTTCCTGCAGTTCTTCCCCGATCTGGTCCGGAATGGGCACGTGTTTATTCTGGAAACGCCGCTTTTCCGCGTCCGTAACAAGAAAACGACCATTTACTGCTACAACGAGCAGGAAAAGCAACATGCTATGCGCCAGCTGGGCCGCAACCCCGAGGTTACGCGCTTTAAAGGGCTGGGCGAGATTTCGCCGGATGAATTCGGTAAATTCATCGGCGACAACATTAAGCTGGAACCGGTTATCCTGCAGTCCGACCGCTCCATTCAGCAGGTTCTGACCTACTATATGGGCAAAAACACGCCAGCCCGTCAGGAATTTATCATCGAGAACCTGCGTCTGGAAAAGGACCTGGTGACATCCGATGTGCTGCCCGTAGCGGAAGTGCCGGAAGAAGACCTGGCCTAG
- the thrS gene encoding threonine--tRNA ligase, with amino-acid sequence MIDITLPDGSVRQFVDGATGYDVAASISEGLARNALGVRVNGEVRDLHRPIEQNADVAILTWNDQEGKSTFWHSSAHLMAEALEDLYPGVKLGIGPSIENGFYYDIDLGEGRSISTDEFPKIEAKMLELAKKKSQYLRRDVSKADAIAYFTEKGDEYKLDLLDRLEDGTITFYTQGEFTDLCRGPHIPDTSPIKAIKLLNVAGAYWRGDEKNKQLTRIYGITFPKAKELTEYLERLEEAKRRDHRKLGKELELFAFSEKVGAGLPLWLPKGTLLRERLEQFMRRAQMRAGYQPVVTPHIGSKELYVTSGHYEKYGADSFQPIKTPNPGEEFFLKPMNCPHHCEIYKTKPRSYRDLPVRLAEFGTVYRYEQSGELHGLTRVRGFTQDDAHIFCRPDQVKEEFTKVIDLVLYVFRALGFEDYTAQISLRDPENKAKYIGSDENWHLAETAIQEAAAEKGLRTVTELGEAAFYGPKLDFMVRDAIGRKWQLGTIQVDYNLPERFELEYVASDNSRQRPVMLHRAPFGSLERFVAVLIEHCGGNFPLWLSPEQFAVLPISEKYQDYAQQVYDRLVQAELRGTVDHRDEKIGRKIRDAEMSKVPYMLIVGEKEQENGIVSVRKHGEGDVGSVPLDAFIQSFQTQVNDLMDGKTL; translated from the coding sequence ATGATTGATATAACGCTCCCCGACGGCTCCGTGCGCCAGTTTGTAGATGGCGCCACGGGCTATGACGTTGCCGCCAGCATAAGTGAGGGCCTTGCCCGTAATGCGCTGGGCGTCCGCGTGAATGGTGAGGTGCGCGACCTGCACCGCCCCATTGAACAGAATGCTGATGTAGCTATCCTGACCTGGAATGATCAGGAAGGCAAATCGACATTCTGGCACTCGTCGGCTCACCTGATGGCCGAAGCCCTGGAAGACCTGTATCCGGGCGTGAAGCTTGGCATTGGCCCCAGCATCGAGAACGGTTTCTACTATGACATTGATCTAGGCGAAGGCCGCTCGATTTCGACGGATGAATTCCCGAAGATCGAGGCCAAAATGCTGGAGCTGGCCAAGAAGAAAAGCCAATACCTGCGCCGCGATGTATCGAAGGCTGATGCCATTGCATACTTCACTGAGAAAGGGGACGAGTACAAGCTCGATCTGCTGGACCGGCTGGAGGATGGTACTATCACGTTCTACACGCAAGGCGAGTTTACGGACTTGTGCCGTGGGCCACACATCCCCGATACGTCGCCCATCAAAGCCATCAAGCTGCTGAACGTAGCCGGAGCCTACTGGCGCGGCGATGAGAAGAATAAGCAGCTCACGCGCATCTACGGCATCACATTCCCTAAAGCAAAAGAGCTGACGGAGTACCTGGAGCGACTGGAAGAGGCGAAGCGCCGCGACCACCGCAAGCTGGGTAAGGAGTTGGAGCTATTTGCCTTCTCTGAAAAAGTAGGAGCGGGGCTGCCCTTGTGGCTGCCAAAAGGCACGCTGCTACGTGAGCGGCTAGAGCAGTTTATGCGTCGTGCGCAGATGCGCGCTGGCTACCAACCCGTCGTGACGCCGCATATCGGTTCCAAGGAGCTCTACGTGACGTCGGGCCACTACGAGAAGTACGGCGCCGACTCGTTCCAGCCCATCAAGACGCCAAACCCGGGCGAGGAGTTCTTCCTCAAACCCATGAACTGCCCGCATCACTGCGAAATCTACAAGACCAAGCCCCGCTCTTACCGTGACCTGCCAGTTCGCCTGGCGGAGTTTGGTACGGTGTACCGCTATGAGCAGTCGGGTGAGTTGCACGGCCTGACGCGCGTACGCGGCTTTACCCAGGACGATGCGCATATTTTCTGCCGTCCCGACCAGGTAAAGGAAGAGTTTACGAAGGTAATTGACCTGGTTCTGTACGTGTTCCGGGCCCTGGGCTTCGAAGACTACACCGCCCAGATTTCCCTTCGTGATCCTGAAAATAAAGCCAAGTATATCGGCAGCGACGAGAACTGGCACCTGGCCGAAACGGCTATTCAGGAAGCTGCCGCCGAGAAAGGCCTACGCACGGTTACGGAACTGGGCGAAGCTGCCTTCTACGGCCCCAAGCTCGACTTTATGGTCCGCGACGCCATCGGCCGTAAATGGCAGCTGGGTACTATCCAGGTAGACTATAACCTGCCTGAGCGCTTCGAACTGGAATACGTTGCTTCTGACAACTCCCGTCAGCGCCCCGTGATGTTGCACCGTGCGCCTTTTGGCTCGTTGGAGCGCTTTGTGGCCGTGCTCATTGAGCACTGTGGCGGCAATTTCCCACTGTGGCTGTCGCCTGAGCAGTTTGCGGTACTACCCATTTCGGAGAAATACCAGGATTACGCCCAGCAGGTCTACGACCGTTTGGTGCAAGCCGAGCTCCGTGGCACTGTAGACCACCGCGACGAGAAAATCGGCCGCAAAATCCGCGACGCCGAGATGTCGAAAGTGCCCTATATGCTGATTGTAGGGGAGAAGGAGCAGGAAAACGGCATTGTATCTGTGCGCAAGCACGGGGAAGGTGACGTTGGATCTGTGCCCTTGGATGCCTTCATTCAAAGCTTCCAGACTCAGGTAAATGACCTGATGGATGGAAAGACTCTCTAA
- a CDS encoding tetratricopeptide repeat protein, with protein MQYTKHSSWAIIKCLGLLLALAGMLAGCGKSAPAQQREVMVNLKTVQSGPKIQATELEGAIARQPRNASLYARRAAFRLEAGLVPAALQDINRALELDDSPAEFYFTKARALRAQGQLKSALEAAEEASRRGFTSPDLNLLVGETHLAERRYQDALDQMDRALQQEPDHAAALFYKGVAYIGLQDTLQALDYLRASLSRDPRQPETLHQLAFISNAFRQPANAARYAARGLKLAPTYGPLWYDYGRQFELQNQPDSAVRVYAHTVQLDTTFYRADYRLALVAYKNHKYAEAIPHLQRALRRAPRLAGGRQMLAESYESLARYPEAADQYRQLVAENPGNRHWSYKAWKIGNRAKGIIVDETPRRAVEPIEPISAQRPLGL; from the coding sequence ATGCAGTACACGAAACATTCTTCTTGGGCTATTATCAAGTGCCTAGGGCTGCTTTTGGCCCTGGCGGGCATGCTGGCGGGCTGCGGGAAAAGTGCCCCCGCTCAGCAGCGGGAAGTGATGGTGAACTTAAAAACCGTGCAGAGCGGGCCCAAAATTCAGGCCACTGAGCTGGAAGGAGCTATAGCGCGCCAGCCGCGCAATGCCTCGCTGTATGCCCGGCGCGCCGCTTTCAGACTGGAAGCCGGCTTAGTCCCCGCGGCTCTGCAGGATATCAACCGAGCGTTGGAACTCGACGACAGCCCGGCTGAATTCTATTTCACCAAAGCCCGCGCGCTGCGTGCGCAAGGCCAGCTCAAATCGGCGCTGGAGGCCGCGGAGGAAGCATCGCGCCGGGGCTTTACCTCCCCCGATTTGAATTTGCTGGTAGGGGAAACCCACTTGGCCGAGCGTCGGTACCAGGATGCGCTAGACCAGATGGACCGCGCCTTGCAGCAGGAGCCCGATCATGCTGCCGCACTGTTCTACAAAGGGGTGGCCTACATTGGTCTGCAGGATACTTTGCAAGCCCTGGATTACCTGCGCGCCAGTCTCTCCCGAGATCCTCGACAGCCGGAAACTCTGCATCAGCTGGCTTTTATATCCAATGCGTTTCGGCAACCGGCAAATGCTGCTCGGTATGCGGCCAGGGGCCTCAAGTTAGCTCCCACGTATGGGCCGCTCTGGTATGATTACGGCCGACAATTTGAGCTTCAGAACCAGCCGGATAGCGCCGTGCGCGTATATGCCCACACCGTGCAGCTAGATACCACTTTTTACCGCGCAGATTACCGGTTGGCGTTAGTGGCCTACAAAAACCATAAGTACGCCGAGGCTATTCCGCACCTGCAGCGCGCTCTGCGTCGGGCGCCACGCCTGGCCGGCGGGCGGCAGATGCTGGCGGAAAGCTATGAGAGCCTAGCACGTTACCCAGAGGCCGCAGATCAATATCGGCAGCTGGTAGCAGAAAACCCGGGAAACCGCCATTGGAGTTACAAAGCCTGGAAGATCGGCAACCGGGCCAAGGGAATCATCGTCGATGAAACTCCCCGCCGGGCCGTAGAGCCGATTGAGCCCATCTCAGCACAGCGCCCGCTCGGTTTATAG
- the rpmI gene encoding 50S ribosomal protein L35 has protein sequence MPKMKTKSGAKKRFSLTGTGKIKRKHAFKSHILTKKTTKQKRNLTHATLVSSADMNRVKDMLNI, from the coding sequence ATGCCGAAAATGAAGACCAAGTCCGGCGCTAAGAAGCGTTTCTCGCTGACCGGCACGGGCAAAATCAAGCGTAAGCACGCCTTCAAGAGCCACATCTTGACCAAGAAAACCACCAAGCAGAAGCGTAACCTCACGCATGCTACCCTGGTTAGCTCGGCCGATATGAACCGCGTTAAAGACATGCTTAACATCTGA
- a CDS encoding AI-2E family transporter: MLPPAGQHHLPPSGHKPTSTVKQTPIVQFAFFMLGSVLLIYSLKELDDILLPLLFSALFTLLLLPICRWLELRKVPRVLAIILCLLLVLLVFAGIIFGFGSQLAQFQSEIPKLQDKLMEFFNEAQAWAHTKFGYQPMSIADVKDTTMKALKKSGGTYLGTTLNTTSAVLSNLAQVLIYIFCLLFYRDHLRQFMFRFVAPDKRTAVLHTVDNIQTVVQAYISGLFKVIIIVAILNGIGLVALGVKFAVFFAIFASVLAVIPYIGIMIGATIPAIITLVETGSILQASLVVGVFVVVQFLEGNFITPMITGSQVSINPLAAILALILGNELWGTPGMILSIPLIAVIKVVLDANKTTEPWGFLLGDTAEGEDSTKPETKQPGGLQKLWNRAIGKAA, encoded by the coding sequence ATGCTACCCCCCGCTGGTCAACATCACTTACCCCCTTCCGGGCACAAGCCCACTTCTACCGTCAAGCAAACCCCTATTGTTCAGTTTGCCTTCTTCATGCTGGGCTCTGTGCTGTTGATATATTCCCTTAAGGAATTAGACGACATCCTGCTGCCACTGCTGTTTTCGGCGCTCTTTACGCTGCTGCTGCTGCCCATTTGCCGGTGGCTGGAACTGCGCAAGGTTCCGCGCGTGCTTGCCATTATTCTGTGCCTGCTGCTGGTGCTGCTGGTGTTTGCCGGTATCATCTTCGGGTTTGGATCCCAGCTAGCGCAGTTTCAATCGGAAATACCCAAGCTGCAGGATAAGCTGATGGAGTTTTTCAATGAGGCACAGGCCTGGGCGCATACCAAGTTTGGGTACCAGCCCATGAGTATTGCCGACGTAAAAGACACCACGATGAAGGCCCTGAAGAAGTCGGGGGGTACCTACCTGGGTACCACGCTCAACACCACTTCGGCAGTGCTGAGCAACCTGGCGCAGGTACTGATTTACATCTTCTGCTTGTTGTTCTACCGCGACCATCTGCGGCAGTTCATGTTCCGTTTTGTGGCTCCGGATAAGCGCACGGCCGTGCTGCACACCGTCGATAATATCCAGACGGTAGTACAAGCCTACATCTCGGGGTTGTTTAAGGTTATCATCATTGTGGCTATTCTGAACGGTATAGGCCTAGTGGCGCTGGGCGTTAAGTTTGCGGTCTTCTTTGCCATCTTCGCTTCAGTGCTGGCGGTCATTCCCTATATCGGCATCATGATTGGGGCTACCATCCCGGCCATTATTACGCTGGTTGAAACGGGCTCCATTTTGCAGGCCTCTCTGGTAGTGGGTGTGTTTGTGGTGGTGCAGTTTCTGGAAGGCAACTTTATAACGCCCATGATTACCGGCTCACAGGTAAGCATCAATCCGCTGGCCGCCATCCTGGCCCTGATACTGGGCAACGAGCTCTGGGGCACTCCTGGCATGATTCTCAGCATTCCGCTGATTGCCGTAATTAAGGTGGTACTGGATGCCAACAAAACTACCGAGCCCTGGGGTTTCCTGCTGGGAGATACGGCCGAGGGCGAGGACTCTACCAAGCCCGAGACCAAGCAACCGGGTGGCTTGCAAAAGCTCTGGAACCGGGCTATTGGCAAGGCCGCTTAG
- a CDS encoding tetratricopeptide repeat protein: MLRLFRLAVLFLSLWLPLVCLPEAAAQVSAAAEKAARPLADPVIRQLMTDAKTLQEQYHESEALAKYEQVLAKAPATYDALWQAAVLSVRIGARYTDETRKAAYFSAARLYANRALVVQPTEGEGHYAEALALSNQATLLASRGRLLAYREMKPHVFMAVARRPDWADAWQLLGRWHYRVDHYNLLERVFSRLFLGGTPSGAGTRKAIDALVRAHELAPQRIEFCYDLARVYLNQGQRSRAVAVLQEAINLTPVTAEELETSRRCRRLLEQLNRQLRRQLQRHIRLKREHN; the protein is encoded by the coding sequence ATGCTTCGTTTGTTTCGTTTAGCTGTCCTGTTTCTAAGCCTATGGCTGCCGCTTGTATGTCTGCCGGAAGCAGCCGCGCAAGTAAGTGCGGCAGCTGAGAAGGCTGCTAGGCCACTTGCTGATCCGGTCATTCGGCAGTTGATGACAGACGCCAAAACGCTGCAGGAGCAATACCACGAGTCGGAGGCCTTGGCCAAGTATGAGCAGGTGCTGGCTAAAGCTCCCGCCACTTACGATGCGCTGTGGCAGGCGGCTGTGCTGAGTGTGCGCATAGGAGCCCGTTATACCGATGAAACCCGCAAGGCTGCCTACTTTTCGGCGGCTCGGCTCTACGCCAACCGGGCCCTAGTAGTGCAGCCCACGGAAGGAGAGGGCCATTATGCTGAAGCTTTAGCGCTTTCCAACCAAGCTACGCTGCTGGCTTCCCGGGGGCGGCTACTGGCCTACCGCGAAATGAAGCCGCACGTGTTTATGGCTGTGGCCCGCCGCCCCGATTGGGCCGATGCCTGGCAGCTACTAGGCCGGTGGCACTACCGCGTAGACCACTACAATTTGCTGGAGCGGGTATTCAGCCGACTGTTCCTGGGAGGAACGCCCAGTGGCGCCGGCACCCGCAAAGCAATTGATGCGCTGGTGCGGGCGCACGAGCTGGCTCCGCAGCGCATTGAGTTTTGCTACGATCTGGCTCGGGTGTACTTAAACCAGGGTCAGCGAAGCCGCGCTGTTGCGGTGCTGCAGGAAGCCATTAACCTCACCCCGGTTACGGCCGAAGAATTGGAAACCAGCCGGCGTTGCCGGCGGCTGCTGGAGCAGCTCAATCGGCAGCTTCGGCGCCAGCTTCAGCGCCATATACGCTTGAAACGAGAGCATAATTAG